The nucleotide sequence ACGACACGCACGCGAATCTTACCGCCGGGCTTGAGCACAAAGTCGACCGGTTCCATCTCTGGGGCCACGCGGACTTCTTTCATTTCCAATGCACGACGCTTGGCGGATGCGACAACACGCGTCACGCGAGGTTCGCAACCACTGAGCAGGTAGACGCCAAACTCGTCGGTTTTTGCTTCACGAATTTCATTCAGGAACTTGGTACGAATCAGTGCGCCGCCGACCGGTTTGCCGTTTTCATCTGTCACACTGCCTGTGATATTCAAACCCTGTCCCAGCATCATTTTTGCGGAAGGACTCGCATCGGCTTTCACTTCGAAGACACTGCGGTTGATCCGTTTTCGCCAGGGACCATATTCGGGGTGATTGATGGCGATGAAAACTTCCGCTTCGGAAGCAGGGACATCATCGAACTGCCATTCCCCCTTTGCGTTCGTCACGATTTTCGTGTTGACAGCCGGTCGTCTGACATCTTTATTCCGTCGATAGCGGCGCACATCCACCGAGATCTTCGCACCGGCGACAGGCTGTCCCGCTTTGTCAACAACGATACCCCCCACGGTCCAGTCTTTGTCCGCAGCGGCTTTGGGGCTCTTCTTGTCTTGCGCGCTCGCCAGATGGAGGGGTTGAATTCCCGCGATCAGACTCAAGAGGATGATCAGCCCCGTTAGAATTCGAAAGTCTTTGAGTGGAATCCCGTGTCGAGACACATCGGAAACGGCTTTCGATGCCGGTCGGTACGGCGGGGTATCAAAAATAATCATGAATTCACCTGGTTGGAAGCGATCAACGTGGAGCACGGCTGATTTTGAATTGATTCAGTCGCATTCAGCCGGTGTGATGAAAGCAGGCGATCGAGTGTCTGTCGTCCTGATCTCGCTGGGCGCGATCTGTAACATACATCTATGCACAGTATTCAATCGTGTAGACGAGGTCAAGAAAATGTTGTATTTCTACAGACGAAAATGGAAGAGTGAACCGTCAGCACGGTTATTTTTTCTCCAGTGTCAGTATACCCAGATCGATGGGCTTTGTTGCATTCTTCCCATCGGACGGTGGTACGTAAACATGAACGTCTTTCAATTTGCCAGCGGGATTGTCATGCAACCACATCTTTAAATCATAGTTTCCTGGTGGCACATCGTCGATGTGAAATGCACCGTCGTCGCCGATACTGGCTGAGAAGTAAGTGTTGTCTGTCTGCAGCTGCAGGTGCTGTTCATACGCAAGACGCCAGGCTTCGTACCGCTCAGGATCTTTGAAATCCTCTGCTTTAGTCAGCGGTTCTGGTGGGGGTGGGAGAGTGCCTTGGAGTTGGAGCAAATTCAAATTCCAGATGACCCTGCCGGTATAACCGGTAGCGGGCGCCAGTTGACCGACGATCCGCCGCCCTGTACCCCCCAGATTGAGGGTCGTGGTTTTTCCTGCGAATAATTCTACCTTTTCCCGATGTGACGATGTCACCTCGCTCGTTCCCTCATTCGCCATCATTGTGATTTCACGTCCCACGCGGCATTTGCCGGGAAAGACCCGGTTAAAAACGAAACGGCCGTTTTCATCGGATTTGGTTTCAGTCTCTGTGTGAATATGCGGCTCTTTGTCGCCGTAGAGATTGAAGCCGTTACCAAACAGCGTCAGGTCGACATGCGGGGCGATGTCCTTCCCCACGCGGAATGTTCCTTCCAGTCGCGCCCAGGGAGTGAGCTTGACGGGATCGGGAATCGGACCTGCTTCCGACTTGAGGTGTGCGAAGCCATCTGGATGCAGAATGATCAGTTGAAAGGGTTCCGTTCGGGGCGGAATACTGAAGAAGCCTTTGGCGTCAGATTTGAACTGCGTGGCATACGTCGAAATGTTGCGGATCCTGCCGTTTTTGATCATGATCTGAGAACCCTCTATCCCGACGGCAATTTCTGCCTCCGCGGCGGGTTTACCGTCTGCTGTCAGAATGGTGGCGGCAATATCTTTTGCAGGTTTCAAAGCGAAATCGAACGGCACACTTTCCTCGTCGGGTTTGAAAGCACGTGAAGTAGCGACCTCATAACCGTCTGCTTCAATTCGTACAAAGTGGGCCGGCTCGTCACGCGTAATGCGAATCAGGTATTTGCCATCAGAGGCTTCAAAACTGTAAGACGTATTCCAGAACAGGCTGGACGTTGAATCGTCTCTTTGAACTCCGGGTGTGACGCGGAACTTTTTGACAGGCTGTTTTGTCTTCGCGTCGACGACACTTCCTGAAATCACTAACGCTTTGGGTGGTTGGAACACATATTCTTTTTTACGTGCCAGCAATTTCTGATTGGTGAGTTGCATCCCGCCAGGGCGGCAGATATCCACCTTGAATGAATCGAGGGGCGCTTCGTCCCATTCCCAGACACCATTTTCATCGGCGTACTGGTTCACATCATCGAACTCAAAATTATTAACCCACTTCCCCCGCCAGCTTTGAAAAAAGATGCGTGCTTTGGGGATGCCGTTCCCATTTTCATCGACCACACGCACGTGAACTTTTCCGCCCGGCTTCAGTGAGAAGTCAACTGGGGTCATATCAGGTTCCACGCGCACATCCTGAACTTCCGGAGCACGACCATTCGCGGAAACGGCGACGCGTGTCACCCGGGGTTCGCAGCCGGTGATCAGGTAGACGCCAAACTCATCTGTGGTCGCTTTGCGAATGTCATTCATGAACTTCGTGCGGACCAGCGCGCCGGCGATGGGTTTACCTTTCTCATCCGTCACGCTACCCGTGATATTCAATCCCTGCTCCAATGTGATTTGTGCAGTGGGACTGGCATTGGCTTTCACTTCAAATTCACTGCGGGCCACACGTTTTCGCCAGGGACGATAGTCGGGGTGATCTACGGAAAGATACACTTCTGCTTTGGAAGCGGGGACATAATCAAACTGCCAGCGACCGTGGGCATCGGTTTTGATTTTCGTACCAACACCTAACTGACTGGTATCGCCGGGCCGTTTTTTGAAATCTACGCTGGGCGAAACTTTTGCGCCTGCGATCGGTTTCCCTGCTTCGTCAACAATGATGCCGCCTACCGTCCAGCCTTTATCCAGCATCGCTGTAAATTTATCCGGGATGCTGTCCACAGGCCAGCTGGCCCAGTAGGGTGCATAACCGGGCTTTTTGATACTGAGGTTGAAGCGTTTCAGGTGATGAGTCATGCGAAAGCGGAGTTCGCCTTTGTCGTTCGTTTTCACAAACGGTCCATAGGTCGCGTCTCGCAGGAACTCACCTTTGATGATCTGATCGGCCGTGGGAGCGGGACCACTGCGGATTTCGACGGTCGTATCAGGCACCGGTTTGCCAGCCGAGTCAACGACGCTCAATTGAAACTGCCGCATCATGTCTTTGTCGGGCGCGAAGACCAGCATAAAGTTGATGGATTCATTGGGGCGAATGTATCGGATGCCGTCTTTGAGAAAAGGCATATCTGGATCGTCTGTGATACGCAGCGGTTCGGAAGGTCTGCGGCTCACGAGTTTGTAACCCATACGCTGATATTTGCAGAATAGCTCTACATCGTGTGTTCCTACGCCATAAGGGGATTTTTCGGAAACCTCACCACGCTCGACCGGGCCGAACTGCAGACCGAAATTATCGAGCCGATTGATGACACCTTCCTGGTTTCGCATTTTATTTTTACTGTTGACGAGCCGCATTTCAACGCGCCCGCCGGTTATTGATTGACCATCTTTGACTACGGCATCACCAGTGATATGAAACGGATCCTGGAACATTTTTGCCAAGTCGCTGGTCAGTTTCAATTCAGTCGTTTTATCGGCTTCTACTCTGGCACTGCCGATTTTAGGGTAGCGATATCTGCCTTGAAAATGAACGTTGTTAATTTCGATCAGGTATTTCCCCGGGAACAGGGGCGCGGTCGTAAACTGCCCAGCTTCGTCAGTCGTGGCGTAAACCATAAACGTCTTGCGTTTGTCCTTCAGGAAGAATGAATTTCCAATTCTCAGATCCAGGTCAGGCATCGGTTTGCCGGTTTGAGGATCGACGACAGTTCCCTTAATGAAACCGCCGCGCGTCATTTTCAGATTGAATTCTTCCTGATATGGTTCTTTCAGCTGCAGAGAAAGATCCCGCCACGACTGGCCATCGGCGGGTACATACTCAGGATGTTGGAACTGCACGCCGAAGTGTTGATAAGCACGCTTATCTTCAGGCGTATCATCAAGTATGATCGCAGTCCCTGTCTTAAGAGGGTCAAACCGATATTTGCCGTCCGCATCCGTGGTTGTTTTCTGACCGCGAAACCGTGTCGCCACGCCACTGTAGAGCTGGACCTCTACATCCGGGATCGGCTTTCCTTTGGTGTCGGTAATATGGCCATGCAAAACCGGTTTTTTCTGAGGGGCAGGTTTTGTCTCAGTTTGTTGCTTCTGTTCGTTCCCTGGTGTGCTCGTCTGCGCCGTGGAGGGAGAAATCAGGCCGACAATCGCCAGAGCCGCTCCCAGAATCAACAGCCCGCATAAGCCGCCGCGCGAGACCGGCAGGGGCTCCTGCAGGGATTCACCGAACAGCCGGGCCACGCGACGGCGGATTTCTGAAGGAGACTTGCCACTGGCAGCCAGTGTCGTCAGATCGTTGCTGGACATACTGCGTTTCGCCAGTTCCGCGACATGCAGCAGCGCTGTGGCATAATTCACACGCGATTCGAATGTGGAAGTGGAATCGAGTTTCAGCTGGCATGTCATTTCATCACAACAGTATTCCCGCAGCATGTTGATCCGGTGATTCAGATACCAGAGCGCGGGATTGAAAAACAGAATCGCTTCCGTAAACCGCTGCAGCAGATTGATCCACAAATCGAAACGGCGGATGTGAGCCAGTTCGTGCGCGAGGATCAGTTCCAGCTCGTCAGTGGTGAGTCCACTGATGGCAGAAGCGGGCAGCAGGATCATCGGTCGCAGAATACCTGTCACGCGAGGCACTAGAATCTGTTCGCTACAGGCCAGTACCGGAACCACTTTCAACGACCATGTCTGAGCAAGGTGGCGTAATGAATTGACGAGCGGCCCCGCAGAGATCCGTTCGGCTGTCGCGCCGAGTCGCTGTACGCGGATACTGGAGATCAACAGGCGGAACAACATCAAGGCGACTCCCGCGACGTAGCAGGCGACGATCCAGGGAGCCAGCCAAAGCCAAACCTGTGATCGTCTTGCGGGAGACGCCTTGGAATCTTCGGGGAAAAGATCAATGGCGGAGCGTGTTGTCTGCTGCTCAATGAACTGGGATTTCGTAGCGGGTAGTGGCTCTGAAATAACGGGACTGGTTTGAACCGGCGCGACAGGGCGCATGTCGGCGAGGGAAGGCAACGCCTCTGTTCTCGCTGGAGTCACGCGGGCTGCCACGGGTTCAGTCGGAGTCTGATCAACGAGAGCGAATGTCACGGGGAGCGCCAGCACGGCGAACAGCAGAGCCGTGACGTAGAGTACATAATATCGTTCTACGTTATTTTTCTGCCAGCAGCGCTCCACGAGCCAGAGCACGCCGATCAGCAGGGAGACCTGCCAGATGGAATGCAGCAGCGTCAGACAGAGGCGGCCGCTTAAAGCGGGATCGAGAAGCGTATTCCAGATCATTGCTGTTGCTCCTTTGCTTTGCGGGCAATGAGCTTGCGGAGTGCCGCGAGTTCTTCGGAATCCAGGTCGACCGTCTCAATCAGGTTCATGACCAGAGCCGATGAGGAACCATCAAACACCCGCGATAACAGATCTCCCAGGATGCCGCCGGTCACCGCTTTTTTCTGCAGCTTCGGCGAAAACAGGAACGACTTGCCATCCTTTTTCCGTTTCACGAACCCCTTGTGATACATGATGTTAAGCGTCGTGATTACGGAACTGTGTGCCAGCGGTCGTGCGGCCTGCGCTTCGAGCCGCGCCCGCACATCTCGCACGGGCAGCGGCGCCTCGTCCCAGAGGATCTTCAGGATTTCCAGTTCCAGTTCGGTCGGGTGTTCAGATCCGGGTCGCGCCATCTAAAGATTCCTCAAACGAAGAACAGCAAAAACGCATCTCAATATCAATCATCTAATTCTTTAGATGATGTTACTGGAGGATTCTCAGTTCGTCAAGAAATCTTTTAATTAATTAGATGATTAAAGCGCGGCGACCATACTGTTGGTCCTCTTTGCAATTGAATCGGTAGCTCAGTCTGCTTTTTCAAGCCAGTTGATACCCTGGCGAATATTGCCGTAGACGTTTCCTTTCCAGCCGTGCCCGCCGGGATAGTCGACCAGTGTGGCGCGGACGTTTGTCTTCTTGAATGTATCGCGGGCTGCTTTCGCCATGCGGTGAGGGCAGACTTTGTCGTCGGGGGAATGCAGCAGATAGAGACTGCGCTGTTTTGCATTGGCGATATCAGGGAGCTGGTCTGGCTTAAAGACGGACATGGCAATCAGCGCACCGTCAATGTCGGTTTCTTTTTGCAGCAGCGTCGCGTACGCTGCGGGACCTCCTGAAGACCAGGCCAGCAGATAAATTCGTCTGGAATCGATCTTCTGTTTTCCGCTGACATCTTTGATCACGGCAGCGATCAGTTCTTCTGTCGTGTATTTGACCTTTGCAGTCTGACTGTTTTTTGTCGGCCAGACGACTTTGGGATCAGCGGTCCATTTTTTCGCGATCGGTTGTGCCAGTACGAAGTCATCACTCAAGGCATTTTCGAAAATTCGCTTCACAAAGGGATGAAAATCGGCCGAACCGTCACCGCCGGGAAGTACGATCAGCAGTGCGTGCGGTTTTTCGTTATCAGATTTGTCTTGAGGCGTGATCAGCAGATACTCTCCGGTTTCTCCGTTGAGCGGGATCTCAATTGCGTGCTCTTTTTTTTCGGGTTTCACAGGCGCTGATTCGCCGGTCAGCGTCACTTCCAGGTCATCAAACCAGACTTTCCCCGGTCCGTAGATCTGCAAGCCGATCACAATCTGCTTCGTATTTTCCGGGATCTCTGCAGAGCCGGTATAGTTTTTCCAGTCATGACTGACGGGAGACTCGCCGGACTCTTTCGCGCCGATGTAGCTGAGCCATTGATGGCCGAGACTTTTTTTGTTCTCATCCAGGAATAGCACGTCGATAATGGCTTTGCTGGTCTGTTCCGCCCGCACTTCACACTGGACCTGAAGATTCTGTTTCTCACCTTGATAAGGGAGCAGGCGGTACCACTGTGCGATCGGAAAATAGCGGCGGGCGGATTTTTGCAGCGAGAGACTGCGGTCTCCTGTTTTTCCACGCCCCTTATCATAGACATACCTGACCCCGGGCACATTAAAGCCGGTCTGCCACTCTTCGGGTGCTTTGGTTCCGGTTTCGAAACTGTCCTTGAGAATTGCCTCCGGTTCCGCGGAAAAAGAAACACTGATGCTGAACGGGATGAGTAAGATCCAGGTTAAAGTGAACTCATATCTGTGATGCATCATCGAGCCTTTCTGTCTGTTCAAATAGCGGCGCGCACCTTGTGCGCCGCTGTATGATGGAATGTTTAAACTCAGAATCGATCTCTGTCAGCCATCATCAAAGGGACTGGCAGGTTCCGGTGTGAGGATTAAAGACTGACTGTCAGCGGGTACGGTTAACTCTCGTGTCTGCCATTCACCGCCAGGAAATTGTACGTACACGGTCACCTGTTCGCCCGGCAGAAAGTGGGGCATGGGTAGATTCCCCTCCAGGTTCGATTGACGAACTACAGGCTGGGCGCTACAGAAATAAATGCAATGCTCTTGCCCGTTTTGATCAACGCGTTCAAACGGAAATGCGTTGACACCCGACAGGGGCGTCCCTGCGTTCGATTCAAAATGCAAAACCAGCCCCGCAGACCTGGTCAGTTGAAAGTGAAAAGGATCCAGTGTGCCTGTGCGCATCGAGACATATTCGGATTTCAGCAGATGCGCGTCGGCGATGGCGGCGATCTGTACTTCATATTCCTGCCCGGGCGGGTAGACATTTTCGATCAGAAAAGTCCCGTCGGGACGCGTGAGAGCGGTATACGAATTCTG is from Gimesia maris and encodes:
- a CDS encoding carboxypeptidase regulatory-like domain-containing protein is translated as MIWNTLLDPALSGRLCLTLLHSIWQVSLLIGVLWLVERCWQKNNVERYYVLYVTALLFAVLALPVTFALVDQTPTEPVAARVTPARTEALPSLADMRPVAPVQTSPVISEPLPATKSQFIEQQTTRSAIDLFPEDSKASPARRSQVWLWLAPWIVACYVAGVALMLFRLLISSIRVQRLGATAERISAGPLVNSLRHLAQTWSLKVVPVLACSEQILVPRVTGILRPMILLPASAISGLTTDELELILAHELAHIRRFDLWINLLQRFTEAILFFNPALWYLNHRINMLREYCCDEMTCQLKLDSTSTFESRVNYATALLHVAELAKRSMSSNDLTTLAASGKSPSEIRRRVARLFGESLQEPLPVSRGGLCGLLILGAALAIVGLISPSTAQTSTPGNEQKQQTETKPAPQKKPVLHGHITDTKGKPIPDVEVQLYSGVATRFRGQKTTTDADGKYRFDPLKTGTAIILDDTPEDKRAYQHFGVQFQHPEYVPADGQSWRDLSLQLKEPYQEEFNLKMTRGGFIKGTVVDPQTGKPMPDLDLRIGNSFFLKDKRKTFMVYATTDEAGQFTTAPLFPGKYLIEINNVHFQGRYRYPKIGSARVEADKTTELKLTSDLAKMFQDPFHITGDAVVKDGQSITGGRVEMRLVNSKNKMRNQEGVINRLDNFGLQFGPVERGEVSEKSPYGVGTHDVELFCKYQRMGYKLVSRRPSEPLRITDDPDMPFLKDGIRYIRPNESINFMLVFAPDKDMMRQFQLSVVDSAGKPVPDTTVEIRSGPAPTADQIIKGEFLRDATYGPFVKTNDKGELRFRMTHHLKRFNLSIKKPGYAPYWASWPVDSIPDKFTAMLDKGWTVGGIIVDEAGKPIAGAKVSPSVDFKKRPGDTSQLGVGTKIKTDAHGRWQFDYVPASKAEVYLSVDHPDYRPWRKRVARSEFEVKANASPTAQITLEQGLNITGSVTDEKGKPIAGALVRTKFMNDIRKATTDEFGVYLITGCEPRVTRVAVSANGRAPEVQDVRVEPDMTPVDFSLKPGGKVHVRVVDENGNGIPKARIFFQSWRGKWVNNFEFDDVNQYADENGVWEWDEAPLDSFKVDICRPGGMQLTNQKLLARKKEYVFQPPKALVISGSVVDAKTKQPVKKFRVTPGVQRDDSTSSLFWNTSYSFEASDGKYLIRITRDEPAHFVRIEADGYEVATSRAFKPDEESVPFDFALKPAKDIAATILTADGKPAAEAEIAVGIEGSQIMIKNGRIRNISTYATQFKSDAKGFFSIPPRTEPFQLIILHPDGFAHLKSEAGPIPDPVKLTPWARLEGTFRVGKDIAPHVDLTLFGNGFNLYGDKEPHIHTETETKSDENGRFVFNRVFPGKCRVGREITMMANEGTSEVTSSHREKVELFAGKTTTLNLGGTGRRIVGQLAPATGYTGRVIWNLNLLQLQGTLPPPPEPLTKAEDFKDPERYEAWRLAYEQHLQLQTDNTYFSASIGDDGAFHIDDVPPGNYDLKMWLHDNPAGKLKDVHVYVPPSDGKNATKPIDLGILTLEKK
- a CDS encoding BlaI/MecI/CopY family transcriptional regulator, which codes for MARPGSEHPTELELEILKILWDEAPLPVRDVRARLEAQAARPLAHSSVITTLNIMYHKGFVKRKKDGKSFLFSPKLQKKAVTGGILGDLLSRVFDGSSSALVMNLIETVDLDSEELAALRKLIARKAKEQQQ
- a CDS encoding alpha/beta hydrolase codes for the protein MMHHRYEFTLTWILLIPFSISVSFSAEPEAILKDSFETGTKAPEEWQTGFNVPGVRYVYDKGRGKTGDRSLSLQKSARRYFPIAQWYRLLPYQGEKQNLQVQCEVRAEQTSKAIIDVLFLDENKKSLGHQWLSYIGAKESGESPVSHDWKNYTGSAEIPENTKQIVIGLQIYGPGKVWFDDLEVTLTGESAPVKPEKKEHAIEIPLNGETGEYLLITPQDKSDNEKPHALLIVLPGGDGSADFHPFVKRIFENALSDDFVLAQPIAKKWTADPKVVWPTKNSQTAKVKYTTEELIAAVIKDVSGKQKIDSRRIYLLAWSSGGPAAYATLLQKETDIDGALIAMSVFKPDQLPDIANAKQRSLYLLHSPDDKVCPHRMAKAARDTFKKTNVRATLVDYPGGHGWKGNVYGNIRQGINWLEKAD
- a CDS encoding carboxypeptidase-like regulatory domain-containing protein, with amino-acid sequence MLRHWFRTLISYLRLPLIAHTDRELHDLREEIEFHLSSSAADHHSEGMDPRQSQQTALEQFGDVKTVVDDCCHVSLSRHLFWHRLHQLLTLGLVVAMGWLIWIYFLSENQPPPASTQLAASGYLESETTGDIQGTVVAEEGQPLSETHILAVVKTWPPHGYRQNSYTALTRPDGTFLIENVYPPGQEYEVQIAAIADAHLLKSEYVSMRTGTLDPFHFQLTRSAGLVLHFESNAGTPLSGVNAFPFERVDQNGQEHCIYFCSAQPVVRQSNLEGNLPMPHFLPGEQVTVYVQFPGGEWQTRELTVPADSQSLILTPEPASPFDDG